GGCCCTCGCCGCAGCGCTTCTGCACCGCCCCGCAATCCTTTTCCTCGATGAACCAACCGGCGGGGTCGACCCGGTTTTCCGCAGACGCTTCTGGGAAATTCTCTACCGTTTGGCCGATGCCGGCACCACGCTCTTTGTCACCACCCATTATATGGATGAGGCTGAATTCTGCCGGCGGATTTCAATTATGCACCGAGGGAGAATAATCGAAATGGGCAACCCCCAGGAATTGATAGAGCAATATCGCCAGCCCGACCTACAGGAACTTTTTATATCACTTATCTCGCGTGAGGGTGTCGATGCGTAAAATAAAGTACATTGCCATTAAAGAGTTTCGCCATATCCTGCGCGACCCGCGCTCGCTCGGTATTGCAATTCTCATGCCTGTCCTGATGACTTTTCTTTACGGCTACGCCATAAATCTCGATATCAAAAATATCAAATTGGCTTTTCTCGATTTTGATCGCTCCTCCGAATCGCGGGCGCTGGCCGATAGATTCTTCAACTCCGGTTATTTTCTTCGCCCTGATGCGGCGGCCGATATATCTGACCCGGAAAAAATCCTAAAACGCGGCGGCGCTAATGCCGTTATGATTATCCCCCATGGATTGTCCGAGGCGTTGGGGAATCGCACCGAATATGAAATCGGGCTAATGGTCGATGGGGCCGATGCCAATCTGGCCGCCGCCACCAGCAGTTACTCCAATATGGTTCTGATGCAATTTTTGAAAGACAAACTGCCCGAGGGAATGGAGATTCCCGGTGTCACCATCTCTGCCCGGGTGCTTTATAATCCCGATCTGAAATCCTCCCATTTCTTTGTCCCCGGTCTGATTGCCATTATTTTGATGATGATCTCCGCCCTTTTGACCTCCATCACCATCGCCCGCGAAAAAGAAACCGGCACCATGGAACAGCTTCTCACCGCGCCGGTCACCCCCCGGGAAATTATCATCGGGAAAGTGATCCCTTACATCGGGCTGGCTATGCTTGATGCCATTTTGGTGCTGCTGTTTGCGGTTTTCCATTTCGGTGTTCCTTTCATCGGATCCACGTTGTTGCTTCTTTTATTCGGCGTGATATATATCATTGCCGCACTGTCGATCGGGATACTGATATCGACCTTAGTCAAAACCCAGCAGTTGGCCATGATGGCCGCCCTGACTGTCACTGTTCTCCCTTCGGTCATGCTTTCCGGTTTTATCTTTGAAATAAAGAATATGCCGATTATCCTGCAGTATATCACGCACATTGTGCCGGCCCGCTATTTCCTTCTTATTATCCGCGGCATCATGCTTAAAGGTTCCGGCCTGTCGGTTCTCTGGGTGGAGGC
The genomic region above belongs to Candidatus Zixiibacteriota bacterium and contains:
- a CDS encoding ABC transporter permease, which produces MRKIKYIAIKEFRHILRDPRSLGIAILMPVLMTFLYGYAINLDIKNIKLAFLDFDRSSESRALADRFFNSGYFLRPDAAADISDPEKILKRGGANAVMIIPHGLSEALGNRTEYEIGLMVDGADANLAAATSSYSNMVLMQFLKDKLPEGMEIPGVTISARVLYNPDLKSSHFFVPGLIAIILMMISALLTSITIAREKETGTMEQLLTAPVTPREIIIGKVIPYIGLAMLDAILVLLFAVFHFGVPFIGSTLLLLLFGVIYIIAALSIGILISTLVKTQQLAMMAALTVTVLPSVMLSGFIFEIKNMPIILQYITHIVPARYFLLIIRGIMLKGSGLSVLWVEAVFLVILTVILLAAAARKFHLKIG
- a CDS encoding AAA family ATPase, whose amino-acid sequence is ALAAALLHRPAILFLDEPTGGVDPVFRRRFWEILYRLADAGTTLFVTTHYMDEAEFCRRISIMHRGRIIEMGNPQELIEQYRQPDLQELFISLISREGVDA